GATATCGGGTATATTCTCCAGATGGTGCTACCTGGAGCAAGATGGTCGGAACGCTCAATCCCATCTATCCATGGGATATGGATCCGTTTATCGCGTTTCCTCCGTTTTTCGACCTGGGAATGTATGTTAACGTCTTCTCCGATGGATTGGTCTCTGACACCATTGGCTTTGGCGGCGCCGCGGGCATGTACGGCACCGGCCTTCCGGCCAACTTCAATGCCGTCGGGTACTGGATTACCATCGGCGCGATTGATATCGCCCATGCCGGTAAAACCATCGTACTCGACTCTTCGTGGTTTGCGCCGGCCGGTCGCTGGGTATGGGCCACCGTGGCTGAAAATGTTGCCTGGGACGGTCCGCACACCTTCAAAATCGAGGGTGGCCCAACAGGCGAACCGCCGGTTATCACTTCGACACCGGTAACTTCAGCCACCTACGGTGTAGCCTACACTTACGATGTAGATGCTACCGGCGACCCAGCTCCGACGTTCAATTTGACGACGGCTCCGGCTGGTATGGTCATTGATCCTGCCACTGGTGTTATCACCTGGACCCCGAATGTTGTCGGCGATGTAAACGTCGTAGTCGAGGCCACGAACACTGAAGGAACAGACTCACAGGCCTTTACTATAGCTGTCGCCGGCATTGCTCCGGCCTTCACCTCGACACCGGTTACCACCGGTACTTATGGTGTGGCTTATAGCTATGATGCTAACGCCTCTGGTTATCCGGCTCCGACGTTCGCTCTGACGACGTTCCCGGCCGGTATGACCGTTAATGCTACCAGCGGGTTGGTGTCGTGGACTCCGGATGTCGTTGGTGACGTACCGGTAGTCCTTGAGGCTTCCAATGCTTATGGTACCGCTGTACAGAGCTTCAGCATAGCTGTTGCCGGCATTGCTCCGGCCTTCACCTCGACGCCGGTTACCACCGGTACTTATGGTGTGGCCTACAGCTATGATGCTAACGCCTCTGGTTATCCGGCCCCGACGTTCGNNNNNNNNNNNNNNNNNNNNNNNNNNNNNNNNNNNNNNNNNNNNNNNNNNNNNNNNNNNNNNNNNNNNNNNNNNNNNNNNNNNNNNNNNNNNNNNNNNNNTGACGACGTTCCCGGCTGGTATGACCATTGATGCCAACGGCCTGGTAAGCTGGACCCCGAACGATGTTGGTGACTTTGGTGTTACAATCGAAGCTTCCAACGCGTTTGGTACCGATGTCCAGAGCTTTACTATTGCTGTAGCTGGCATCGCTCCGATCATTACTTCGACACCGAACGAAAACGGTGTTAGGAATGAACTCTATACTTATGATGTTGACGCCAGTGGTTACCCGGCCCCGACGTTCGCTTTGGCGACCGCGCCGGGTGGCATGACCATTGACGCTGTTTCCGGTTTGATCTCGTGGACTCCCGCTGACCTTGGTGACTTCGCCGTTGTGGTCGAAGCCAGCAACGTCGCCGGTACGGATGTCCAGAGCTTCAGTATTAATGTGGTAGAAGGTGACATCGCTCCGATTATCACTTCTACGCCGGTTACCAGCGTAACTGTCAACCAACTTTATTCATATGACGTACAGGCCAGTGGTAATCCCGCCCCGACGTTTGCTCTCACTGTGGCTCCGGCCGGCATGACTATCAATGCCACTACCGGACTTATTCAGTGGACGCCGACCGTCGTTGGCGATTACGATGTAACCGTCGTCGCTACCAACGGCGTTGCTCCTGATGCTGTTCAGAGCTTCACGATCACCGTTCTGGGTATTGCCCCGACGTTTACGTCGACTCCCATTACCACCGGCACCTATGGCGTAGCTTATAGCTATGATGCCGATGCCGATGGCATCCCGGCCCCGACATTCGCTTTGGCGACTGCTCCGGCCGGTATGACCATTGACGCTATCAGTGGTCTGGTGAGCTGGACTCCGGATGATGTTGGTGATTTCGATGTCACAATCGAAGCCTCCAACGTCGCCGGTACCGCTGTCCAGAGCTTCAGCATAGCGGTTGCCGGCATTGCCCCGAGCTTTACCTCGACGCCGGTCCTGACTGGTACCTATGGTGTGGCTTACAGCTATGACGCCGACGCTGCTGGTTACCCGGCTCCGACGTTCGCTCTGACGACCGCCCCGGCCGGCATGACCATTGACGCTATCAGCGGTCTGGTAAGCTGGACCCCGGACGATGTTGGCGACTTCGGTGTTACTATCGAGGCTTCCAACGTTGCCGGTACTGCTGTCCAGAGCTTCACGATAGCGGTTGCCGGTATTGCTCCGAGCTTCACCTCGACGCCGATCACTTCCGGTACTTATGGTGTAGCTTACAGCTACGATGCCGACGCTGATGGTTACCCGGCTCCGACGTTCGCTCTGACGACCGCCCCGGCTGGCATGACCATTGATGCCAACGGTCTGGTAAGCTGGACCCCGGATGATGTTGGTGATTTCGGTGTTACAATCGAAGCTTCCAACGTTGCCGGTACTGCTGTCCAGAGCTTCACCATTGCCGTGGCTGGTATTGCTCCGACCTTTACTTCAACGCCGATCACGAATGCCGGCTTTGAAGTACTCTATACATACGATGCCGATGCTGATGGTTACCCGGCGCCGACGTTCGCTCTGACGACGTTCCCGGCTGGCATGACCATTGACGCTATCAGCGGTCTGGTAAGCTGGACGCCTGACGATGTTGGTGACTTCGCCGTAGTAATCGAAGCTGCCAACGCGTTTGGTACCGATGTCCAGAGCTTCACCGTCACCGTTGGCGGTATCGGTCCGGTCTTCACGTCGACACCGGTTCTGACCGGTACGTACGGCGTGGCGTACAGCTATGACGCTAATGCCAGTGGTTACCCGGTCCCGACATTCGCTTTGGCGACCGCTCCGGCCGGTATGACCATTGACGCTATCAGCGGTCTGGTAAGCTGGATCCCGGGCGATGTTGGTGATTTCGATGTCATCATCGAAGCCACTAACGACTTCGGCACGGCTGTCCAGAGTTTCACCATCGCGGTTGGTGGCATTGCTCCGAGCTTCACCTCGACGCCGGTTCTGACTGGTGACTATGGTGTAGCTTACAGCTATGACGCCGATGCTGATGGTTACCCGGCTCCGACGTTCGCTTTGACGACCGCCCCGGCTGGTATGACCATTGATGGCGCTGGTCTGGTAAGCTGGACTCCGGATGATGTTGGCGACTTTGATGTTACAATCGAAGCTTCCAACGTTGCCGGTACTGCTGTCCAGAGCTTCACGATAGCCGTTGCCGGTATTGCTCCGAGCTTCACCTCGACGCCGATTACTTCCGGTACTTATGGTGTAGCTTACAGCTACGATGCCGACGCTGATGGTTACCCGGCGCCGACGTTCGCTCTGACGACCGCCCCGGCTGGCATGACCATTGATGCCAACGGTCTGGTAAGCTGGACCCCGGATGATGTTGGTGATTTCGGTGTTACAATCGAAGCTTCCAACGTTGCCGGTACTGCTGTCCAGAGCTTCACGATAGCGGTGGCCGGTATTGCTCCGAGCTTCACCTCTTCGCCGGTTCTGACCGGTGACTATGGCGTGCTCTACACTTACGATGCCGACGCTGCTGGTTATCCGGCTCCGACGTTCGCTCTGACGACCGCCCCGGCTGGTATGACTATTGATGCTAACGGTCTGGTAAGCTGGACTCCGGATGATGTTGGTGACTTTGGTGTTACCATCGAAGCTTCCAACGCTTACGGTACTGCTGTCCAGAGCTTTACCATCGCCGTGGCTGGTATTGCTCCGAGCTTCACCTCGACGGCTCCTCTCGGTGGCGTCGTTGGTGAGCTTTACACTTATGATGCTAATGCCGATGGATATCCGGCCCCGACGTTCGCTCTGACGACTTCACCTCTCGGTATGACAATCGATGCGGTGAGTGGTCTGATCAGCTGGACGCCTGATGCTGAAGGTCTTTATGATGTCGTTATCGAGGCTTCCAACGCCTTTGGCAGCGATGTTCAGAGCTTCACCATCAACGTGGTTGCTGGCCCAGAGGCTCCTGTAATAACTTCGACTCCGTCGACCAGTGTTGTTGTCAACCAGCTTTACAGCTATGATGTGGAAGCTACCGGTAACCCGGGTCCGACGTTCGCTTTGAGCGTTGCTCCGGCCGGTATGACAATCAACGCTACGACCGGACTTATCGAGTGGACCCCAGGCACCGTTGGTGACTTTGATGTTACCGTGGTAGCCAGCAACGGTGTCGATCCTGATGCTGTTCAGAGCTTCACGATCACTGTGCTGGGTATTGCTCCTGCGTTCACTTCGACACCTGTTTTGACAGGTACTTATGGTATAGCTTACAGCTACGATGCTGATGCTGATGGTATCCCGGCTCCGACGTTCGCTTTGACGACCGCCCCGGCCGGCATGGCTATCGACGCTATCAGTGGTCTGGTAAGCTGGACGCCTGATGATGTTGGTGACTTTGGTGTTACAATCGAAGCTTCCAACGCTTACGGCACCGATGTCCAGAGCTTCACGATAGCGGTTGCCGGTATCGCTCCGAGCTTTACCTCCTCGCCGGTTCTGACTGGTGACTATGGTGTAGCTTACAGCTATGACGCCGACGCCGATGGTTATCCGGTTCCGACGTTCGCTCTGGCGACCGCCCCGGCTGGCATGACTATCGACGCTATCAGTGGTCTGGTAAGCTGGACTCCGGATGATGCTGGTGACTTTGATGTCATAATTGAAGCCACTAACTCCGCCGGAACCGCCACTCAGAGCTTCACCATCACGGTTGGTGGTATCGCTCCGAGCTTTACGTCCACTCCGATCACGAGCGGCACCTACGGTGTACTCTACACTTATGATGCCGATGCCTCTGGTTATCCGGCTCCGACCTTCGCTCTCTCGACCGCTCCGGCCGGCATGACCATTGACGCCGTGTCAGGTCTGATTTCCTGGACCCCGGATGATGCTGGTGATTTCGACGTCGTCATCGAAGCCGCTAACTCTTCCGGTACTGCTGTCCAGAGCTTCACCATCACGGTCGTTGGTATAGCCCCGAGCTTTACATCGACGCCGGTTACTGCCGGTACTTATGGTGTGCTCTACACTTACGATGCCGACGCTGATGGTTATCCGACCCCGACGTTCGCTCTGGCGACCGCCCCGGCTGGCATGACCATTGATGCTATCGGTCTGGTAAGCTGGACCCCGGACGATGTTGGTGACTTCGCCGTTACAATCGAAGCTTCCAACGCCTATGGCACCGATGTCCAGAGCTTCACGATAGCCGTTGCCGGTATCGCTCCGAGCTTCACCTCGTCGCCGGTTCTGACCGGCACCTTTGGTGTTGCTTACACTTACGATGCCGACGCTGATGGTTACCCGGCCCCGACGCTCGCTCTGACGGCCGCCCCGGCTGGCATGACCATCGACGCTGCCGGCGTGGTAACCTGGACGCCTGCTGACGTTGGTGACTTTGATGTTACAATCGAAGCTTCCAACGCCTACGGCACTGCTGTCCAGAGCTTTACCATCACCGTTGGTGGTACTGTTCCGGTCATTTCGTCGACACCGATTCTTACCGGTGTTGCCGGTGAACTCTATGCATACGATGTAGACGCTGATGGCTATCCCGAGGCTACGTTCGCTCTGACGACGTCGCCAGCCGGCATGACCATCGACGCTATCTCGGGTCTGATTTCGTGGACTCCTGCCGCTGCCGGCAGCTACGATGTGGTTGTCGTAGCGAGCAACTCCGCGGGCTCAGACGCCCAGAGCTTCACCATAGTGGTTGAGGCCGCTCCGGAAGCTCCGGTCATCACTTCGACTCCTGTGACCAGCGCGGTTATCTTTGACTCGTACGCGTACGATGTTGAAGCCACTGGTTACCCGACGCCGACGTTTGCTCTGACCACGGCTCCGCTCGGCATGACCATTGACGCCGCGACCGGTCTCATTTCGTGGACCGCGGATGCTCTCGGCGACTTTGCGGTGACAGTTGTGGCCGGCAACGGTGTTGAACCCGACGCTGTCCAGAGCTTCACCATAACCGTTTCGGGTATCGCTCCCACCTTCACCTCTACTCCTGTGGTAGAAGGTACGGTGGACGAGCTGTACTCGTACGATGCTGATGCCGATGGTTATCCGGAGCCAACATTCGCGCTGGCTTATGGCCCGGCGGGAATGACGATCGACGCGGCGACCGGCCTGATTGAGTGGACACCGACCGAAACCGGATCCTTTGACGTTACCATAGAAGCTATCAACGACTATGGCACTGCGACTCAGGAATTCACGATCACGGTATTCAGTCAATTCCAGCCCGTCACCTTCCTGGATCAGGATCCCATCTATCTTAAGGATGTGCAGGATAAGATCCTTGGCGTGATGCTTGCTGGATTCGACGTTAGCACTGTCGACGTTAGCTCGATACTCGTCAACTACGAGGTACCTCCGAAGGATACCCCGTATGACACGGTGTATGCCGAGTATCCGCTGCCGGTCTTGAAGATACCGGTTGGAGTCATGAGATTCATGTCCAACTGGAGACCTATTAAGACCACTGTTCAGGATACTTATGTCGTCAGCTTCACGCTGCTCGACGGTACTCCGGTCGAACTCGTCGGCGATGTGAACATCGAGATTGTACCCGGTGACCTCACTCTTGACGGGATAGTCAATAACGACGATATATCGTTCATGGTCGACCTGCTGTGGAATCACGGTAAATATCCGACCTACGAAGAGTTGGCCGATATTGACGGAAACGGCAAGGTTGATCCGATAGACCTGCGCGTTCTGATAAAGCTGGTCTATTAGCGATTCCTAAATAGCTGCCCCTCAAGGCAGTAAAAAGCCCGCCCTCCAAAAGGGGGCGGGCTTTATTTTTTTGCCACCGATAATGAAACGAGATACAATGAGTCGCGTATGCGCAATGGTGCTACCCCAAAAAACAGGAAAGACCACTATCGACCTTGAATTAGAGTTGACTAATGAGTCAATTATGTTTATATTTTAAATGTACTTTAAACCATTACTTCAGTTTAGATACCCTCACGAATCATTTTTTCGTTCGGGGGTTCAAGAGGGGTTTTACAGGGGTTGGTTCTCTATATCAATAGGGAACTTGGTTTGGCGCAGCATATCGTATAATGAGCATATTTATCAATACAACCTAATAACCTCACAACTTTAAAACACAGGGAGTAACAATGAGAGCATTTGCCCTCACACTCATCGTTGCCCTAGTCCTGGTGTTGCCCGGTACCATACTTGGTCAGGCAATTTCGCTTGATCATGTCGATGGACTTAACGCCAGCGGCGAGATTATCCCCGGTGAAGTAGTTACATTCTATATCCGCTTGACCAACGGGCCATTGGCCCAGTCGGTTATCAGCAACGGATATCGGGTGTATTCTCCAGACGGTGCTACCTGGAGCCCACTGGTGGGAACACTCAATCCAATTTATCCATGGGATATGGATCCGTTTGTAATGTTTCCGCCTTACTTCGACCTGGGAATGTACGTTAACGTCTTCTCCAATGGATTAGTCTCTGACACCATCGGCTTTGGCGGCGCCGCGGGCATGTACGGCACCGGCCTTCCGGCCAACTTCGATGCCGTCGGGTACTGGATTACCATGGGCGCGGTTGATATCGCCCACGCCGGTAAAACCATCGTACTCGACTCAGCCTGGTACCCGCCGGCCGGTCGCTGGGTCTGGGCCACCGTGGCCGAGAATGTCGCCTGGGATGGCCCGCACACCTTCCCGATTCACAGTGATGAACCCATAGGCGAAGCCCCGGTGATAACTTCAACGCCGGTTACCTCAGCCACGTACGGTGCAGCCTACACCTATGATGTTGAGGCTACCGGCGACCCGGCTCCGACGTTCGCTTTGACAACGGCTCCGGCAGGCATGACCATTGATGCTGCCACCGGCGTCATTTCCTGGACTCCGGATGTTGTCGGTGACATCGATGTCGTAGTAGAGGCCTCGAACACCGAAGGTACTGATACACAGGCCTTCACTATCGCTGTGGCTGGTATCGTTCCGGCCTTCACCTCGACTCCGGTTACTACCGGTACTTACGGTGTGGCTTACAGCTATGATGCTAACGTGAGTGGTTACCCGGCCCCGACGTTCGCTCTGACGACTGCCCCGGCAGGAATGATCATTAACGGCACGACCGGTCTGATTTCCTGGACACCCGATGTTGTCGGTGATGTTCCGGTAGTCGTAGAAGCCTCGAACGTAGCCGGTACTGCTGTCCAGAGCTTCAGTATCTCCGTGGCCGGTATCGCTCCGGCCTTCACCTCGACTCCGGTTACTACCGGTACTTACGGTGTGGCTTACAGCTATGATGCCGACGCCTCTGGTTACCCGGCCCCGACGTTTGCTCTGACGACCGCCCCGGCCGGCATGACCATTGACGCCGCTTCCGGCCTGGTAAGCTGGACTCCGGACGTCGTTGGTGATGTCGCGGTTGTCCTCGAAGCTTCCAACGCTTATGGCTCCGATGCCCAGACCTTCACCATCACGGTTGGCGGTATTGCTCCGAGCATCACCTCGTTACCGTG
This genomic stretch from Candidatus Zixiibacteriota bacterium harbors:
- a CDS encoding putative Ig domain-containing protein, translated to TTFPAGMTIDANGLVSWTPNDVGDFGVTIEASNAFGTDVQSFTIAVAGIAPIITSTPNENGVRNELYTYDVDASGYPAPTFALATAPGGMTIDAVSGLISWTPADLGDFAVVVEASNVAGTDVQSFSINVVEGDIAPIITSTPVTSVTVNQLYSYDVQASGNPAPTFALTVAPAGMTINATTGLIQWTPTVVGDYDVTVVATNGVAPDAVQSFTITVLGIAPTFTSTPITTGTYGVAYSYDADADGIPAPTFALATAPAGMTIDAISGLVSWTPDDVGDFDVTIEASNVAGTAVQSFSIAVAGIAPSFTSTPVLTGTYGVAYSYDADAAGYPAPTFALTTAPAGMTIDAISGLVSWTPDDVGDFGVTIEASNVAGTAVQSFTIAVAGIAPSFTSTPITSGTYGVAYSYDADADGYPAPTFALTTAPAGMTIDANGLVSWTPDDVGDFGVTIEASNVAGTAVQSFTIAVAGIAPTFTSTPITNAGFEVLYTYDADADGYPAPTFALTTFPAGMTIDAISGLVSWTPDDVGDFAVVIEAANAFGTDVQSFTVTVGGIGPVFTSTPVLTGTYGVAYSYDANASGYPVPTFALATAPAGMTIDAISGLVSWIPGDVGDFDVIIEATNDFGTAVQSFTIAVGGIAPSFTSTPVLTGDYGVAYSYDADADGYPAPTFALTTAPAGMTIDGAGLVSWTPDDVGDFDVTIEASNVAGTAVQSFTIAVAGIAPSFTSTPITSGTYGVAYSYDADADGYPAPTFALTTAPAGMTIDANGLVSWTPDDVGDFGVTIEASNVAGTAVQSFTIAVAGIAPSFTSSPVLTGDYGVLYTYDADAAGYPAPTFALTTAPAGMTIDANGLVSWTPDDVGDFGVTIEASNAYGTAVQSFTIAVAGIAPSFTSTAPLGGVVGELYTYDANADGYPAPTFALTTSPLGMTIDAVSGLISWTPDAEGLYDVVIEASNAFGSDVQSFTINVVAGPEAPVITSTPSTSVVVNQLYSYDVEATGNPGPTFALSVAPAGMTINATTGLIEWTPGTVGDFDVTVVASNGVDPDAVQSFTITVLGIAPAFTSTPVLTGTYGIAYSYDADADGIPAPTFALTTAPAGMAIDAISGLVSWTPDDVGDFGVTIEASNAYGTDVQSFTIAVAGIAPSFTSSPVLTGDYGVAYSYDADADGYPVPTFALATAPAGMTIDAISGLVSWTPDDAGDFDVIIEATNSAGTATQSFTITVGGIAPSFTSTPITSGTYGVLYTYDADASGYPAPTFALSTAPAGMTIDAVSGLISWTPDDAGDFDVVIEAANSSGTAVQSFTITVVGIAPSFTSTPVTAGTYGVLYTYDADADGYPTPTFALATAPAGMTIDAIGLVSWTPDDVGDFAVTIEASNAYGTDVQSFTIAVAGIAPSFTSSPVLTGTFGVAYTYDADADGYPAPTLALTAAPAGMTIDAAGVVTWTPADVGDFDVTIEASNAYGTAVQSFTITVGGTVPVISSTPILTGVAGELYAYDVDADGYPEATFALTTSPAGMTIDAISGLISWTPAAAGSYDVVVVASNSAGSDAQSFTIVVEAAPEAPVITSTPVTSAVIFDSYAYDVEATGYPTPTFALTTAPLGMTIDAATGLISWTADALGDFAVTVVAGNGVEPDAVQSFTITVSGIAPTFTSTPVVEGTVDELYSYDADADGYPEPTFALAYGPAGMTIDAATGLIEWTPTETGSFDVTIEAINDYGTATQEFTITVFSQFQPVTFLDQDPIYLKDVQDKILGVMLAGFDVSTVDVSSILVNYEVPPKDTPYDTVYAEYPLPVLKIPVGVMRFMSNWRPIKTTVQDTYVVSFTLLDGTPVELVGDVNIEIVPGDLTLDGIVNNDDISFMVDLLWNHGKYPTYEELADIDGNGKVDPIDLRVLIKLVY
- a CDS encoding putative Ig domain-containing protein, which gives rise to MRVKFLTLALALILLSSGTILGQAVSLDHVDGLNASDEIIPGEVVTFYIRLTNGPLAQSVINNGYRVYSPDGATWSKMVGTLNPIYPWDMDPFIAFPPFFDLGMYVNVFSDGLVSDTIGFGGAAGMYGTGLPANFNAVGYWITIGAIDIAHAGKTIVLDSSWFAPAGRWVWATVAENVAWDGPHTFKIEGGPTGEPPVITSTPVTSATYGVAYTYDVDATGDPAPTFNLTTAPAGMVIDPATGVITWTPNVVGDVNVVVEATNTEGTDSQAFTIAVAGIAPAFTSTPVTTGTYGVAYSYDANASGYPAPTFALTTFPAGMTVNATSGLVSWTPDVVGDVPVVLEASNAYGTAVQSFSIAVAGIAPAFTSTPVTTGTYGVAYSYDANASGYPAPTF